The following is a genomic window from Aminivibrio sp..
ATTCCCATGCAGGTAAATCTTAATCAATGAGCGGCAATGAAGAGGGAAAACGGACTGTTCTTTTAGAAGCCCGTATTTTTTTCAAACATAAAACCCGGAACTGAAAAATCCAGTTCCGGGTCAACCATGCCAATCCGAGACGATGCGCGCCCGGCCTAGCCATTTGTCGCCGAGTCCATGGGATGTCGGGGCGAGTTCTGCCGAGTTCCGGAATCTCAAAAGCGAGACCCGGTAGAATGAGAAGCTCGCTTCAGCTTCGATTATTCCCAGGTTTTCGATCTCCAGTTCTCGTCGATGATTCCAAGCCGGAGACCTTTTCCGACTAACCCCCGATGCCGTTTGTCAAGGCGCAGGGTATGGCATTTGGGGCAAAGTACTCTCAGGTTGCGGATTTTGTTTGTTCCGTTTTTCCCCGAGTGAATATGATCGATATGGCAGCGAAAGAGGGAAAGTTCCTTTCCGCAGTGAGAGCATTTTCCGTTGCAGCGAATCCATACAATTTTCCGTAGCTCCAGCCATATCGTTCTAGGCGGACGTCTTTTCGGCATCGGAAATGTACACAGATTCTTCGATTTTTTCAACCCGGAACCGTCCTGATCCTATGGACCGGCTGTCTCCCAGTCCTACAAGATTTCCAGCGTCGTGGATGATGGAGCGCATGGCGATTTTGGACACCAGGGTATTATCGAAGACAAGGGAAAAACTGCATTTCCACCCGCTGGAACAGGCAACCCTGTAGCGGACGTTTTTCCCACGGGTTGTGGGATTCCGGACTCCGCAAACATCAATATAGACATCCTTATCCTTGGCATTATGAAACGCTTCGGGAGTAACAAACATTTCCTCGGGAATAAAGCGGTCCACCAGAATTTCTTCGTCCAAAATCTGCAGCGTGGCCGCCACGCTTCTCTGCAGTGTCCCTTTTCCTTCCCGCGTAAACCGTGCTGCATCGCGCAGGCAGCTGAAAAGATAGCTGCCCTTTACGAAAAGCCGGCGTTCCGGAGTGGCCAGTACTGTCT
Proteins encoded in this region:
- a CDS encoding HNH endonuclease signature motif containing protein, whose amino-acid sequence is MPKRRPPRTIWLELRKIVWIRCNGKCSHCGKELSLFRCHIDHIHSGKNGTNKIRNLRVLCPKCHTLRLDKRHRGLVGKGLRLGIIDENWRSKTWE